A genome region from Vicinamibacterales bacterium includes the following:
- a CDS encoding TonB-dependent receptor, translating into MGTLSGKVLDPDGLAIPGVTITASSPTMQGARTIISSANGDFVLPLLPAGDYRITFELAGFSTKTLEQRVSPGETTVLVAVKLAVASVSESVTVVGKTENFAQTASAAISYKSDLVQKLPTNRSVTETVLLAPGVNNTGPSAAVTISGALSYEGLYLLNGVVINENLRGQPLGLFVEDAIQETTTTTGSASPWGEPKTNITVPTYTYTVGGPILRDKPWFFHDGRYRKTATSNTFAFSAIPHNQSTKEYRLEEKLTYAINPNHNIRGTAFQLATSANNYFFNGMDPRQLYNRRLPQNMYSFNYNAILSSKLFFEAQYSQRHLAWENDGSRYTDRIYGTQLTDRAKTTFWAPTFCGVCTGESRDNQDILAKVNYFLSTSKAGSHNIVAGVDVFNDYRFSNNHQSGSDFIVSVPRSIQNGSTFYPVVTNTTGSNQTLISYRPILVPTKGTNIWTYSGFFNDSWRLSNNFSFNLGLRWDRNRSIDSSGAEVAKDATFSPRLSMTWDPKGDGKTTVFGSYARYVASMANSVADAGSAGGQPALYQWYYQGTTVNGAASGPYLTPDQALPTLFAWWDAQGGANNPNLVAVTIPGLSTRIGDNLKAQYMTEYMAGMSHNFGRVLLRVDASYRPAANFYGNYTSIATGKVTNPVSGARYDLTLVQNTDSVWRR; encoded by the coding sequence ATGGGCACACTCTCGGGGAAGGTTCTCGATCCCGATGGGTTGGCGATTCCTGGAGTGACGATCACGGCATCGTCGCCCACCATGCAGGGCGCTCGTACCATCATCTCGTCGGCGAATGGAGATTTCGTCCTGCCGTTGCTCCCGGCCGGCGACTACCGCATCACGTTCGAACTGGCCGGGTTCTCGACCAAGACGCTGGAACAGCGCGTGTCGCCCGGCGAGACGACCGTCCTGGTCGCGGTCAAACTGGCCGTGGCCTCGGTCAGCGAATCGGTCACCGTCGTCGGGAAGACCGAGAACTTCGCGCAGACGGCCTCCGCAGCGATTAGCTACAAGTCCGACCTGGTCCAGAAGCTGCCGACCAACCGGTCGGTGACCGAGACCGTGCTGCTGGCGCCCGGCGTCAACAACACGGGGCCGAGTGCCGCGGTCACCATCTCCGGTGCGCTGTCCTACGAGGGGCTCTACCTCCTCAATGGCGTGGTGATCAACGAGAACCTGCGCGGCCAGCCGCTCGGGCTGTTCGTCGAGGACGCCATCCAGGAAACGACCACCACGACCGGCAGCGCGTCGCCCTGGGGCGAGCCGAAGACCAACATCACCGTGCCGACCTACACCTACACGGTTGGCGGGCCGATCCTGAGGGACAAGCCGTGGTTCTTCCACGACGGCCGGTACCGGAAGACCGCGACCTCCAACACCTTCGCGTTCTCGGCGATTCCGCACAACCAGTCCACGAAGGAATACCGCCTCGAGGAGAAGCTGACGTACGCGATCAATCCGAACCACAACATCCGCGGCACGGCCTTCCAACTGGCGACGAGCGCGAACAACTACTTCTTCAACGGCATGGACCCGCGTCAGTTGTACAACCGGCGTCTGCCGCAGAACATGTACTCGTTCAACTACAACGCGATTCTGTCGTCGAAGCTGTTCTTCGAGGCGCAGTACTCTCAGCGCCACCTGGCGTGGGAGAACGACGGGTCGCGCTACACCGACCGGATCTACGGCACGCAGCTCACCGACCGGGCCAAGACGACGTTCTGGGCGCCGACCTTCTGCGGTGTCTGCACCGGCGAAAGCCGCGACAACCAGGACATCCTCGCCAAGGTCAACTACTTCCTGTCCACGTCGAAGGCCGGCTCGCACAACATCGTGGCCGGCGTCGACGTCTTCAATGACTACCGCTTCTCGAACAACCACCAGTCGGGCAGCGACTTCATCGTGTCGGTGCCGCGCTCGATCCAGAACGGGTCGACCTTCTACCCGGTGGTCACCAATACGACCGGGTCCAACCAGACCCTCATCAGCTACCGGCCGATCCTCGTGCCGACCAAGGGCACGAACATCTGGACCTACTCCGGGTTCTTCAACGACTCGTGGCGCCTGAGCAACAACTTCAGCTTCAACCTTGGCCTCCGGTGGGACCGCAACCGCAGCATCGACAGCAGCGGCGCGGAGGTCGCGAAGGATGCGACGTTCAGTCCGCGGCTCTCGATGACGTGGGACCCGAAGGGTGACGGAAAGACGACGGTCTTCGGATCCTACGCGCGCTACGTCGCCAGCATGGCGAACAGCGTCGCCGATGCCGGTTCGGCCGGCGGTCAGCCTGCGCTCTACCAGTGGTACTACCAGGGGACGACCGTCAACGGCGCCGCGAGCGGACCGTACCTGACGCCGGATCAGGCGCTGCCGACCCTCTTCGCGTGGTGGGATGCCCAAGGCGGGGCAAACAATCCGAACCTCGTGGCGGTGACGATCCCCGGCTTGAGCACGAGGATTGGCGACAACCTCAAGGCGCAGTACATGACCGAGTACATGGCCGGCATGAGTCACAACTTCGGCCGCGTGCTGCTGCGCGTGGACGCGTCGTATCGTCCCGCGGCGAACTTCTACGGCAACTACACCAGCATCGCCACGGGCAAGGTGACCAACCCGGTCAGCGGCGCGAGGTACGACCTCACGCTGGTGCAGAACACGGATTCGGTGTGGCGTCGCTAA